The following DNA comes from Castanea sativa cultivar Marrone di Chiusa Pesio chromosome 10, ASM4071231v1.
GCAGATGGTGATAAGTATTGAAGGGAATTATCAGTGCAAAAGTGGACATTAGCACACAATGGTGGACATCGTTTTGGGGCAATGACCACAAATTTGTCTGAAAGCTTCAACAGTGTTCTAAAGAGTGCTAGAAATCTGCCCATAACTGCGTTAGTCGAGCTTACACACTACCATTGTGTAGCCTACTTTGCCGATCGGTATACTAAGGCACGTGTAGAGATTACAGCCGGTGAACGTATTACAACCTATGCAAagaataaattcaataaatgggAAAATAAAGGCACCAAAACATTCAGTTACTGTGTTTAGTCATGAAGATGGTCTATTTGAAGTCAGAACACCAATAAACCCTAACTCTGCATATAGGGGTAATCATCGTCATGAGGTAAATTTGAGGGAGAGCACTTGTAGTTGTCAAAAATGGCAGGTTTATAAGATTCCGTGCTCACATGTCATTGCCGTGTGTAAATATCAAGGCATCTCTGCAATGCGATATATCGACCGCTGCTACTGTTTGGAAGAACAAGTTGCTTGTTATGCACCTAGATTTCGCATGGTTCCAGACAGTGTACATTGGAATGAGCCTGATTTCCTAGTCTTGTATCCTAATGTGAAGTTGCGCCGTGCAAAAGGTCAACCAAGATCAACTCAGCTTCTAAATGAAATGGATTTAGGGACAGAGCATCAACGAAGGCCATTGTGCAGCCTCTGTAGGTAAGAAGGCCATAACAGAAGAACATGCTCCACTCGAACTGTGGCTGGCTCCACTAGTGGCCAAATTGAATGACCCAACATAAGTATTCAATCTACTTCAGTGGATTGGTtggactgttttttttttttaggagttaGATCATATTGTtagtttgtattatttgatagaACAAGTTGGTACTAATTCCAtatgctacaatgttttctatCACTATAAGTTGGATTAGGGTGTATGTTTatttattgtgtgtgtgtgtgtgtgtgtattgtgtATTATAGTTTAGGGGTTCGATAACaccttaaaatatatacttttatgGAGTGCTTGGGTCCTTTACCATGTTTtaaagcttcaaataaggaaagaaatcaaagggCCACAATCTAAAgaggaaaaatcatatttgagcACTAATCAGTACTTTAGACGTATCTCTCccctcaaaaatccaattgactcAGGGCTAGATGGGCTGGAaccgtgacttaaatatctaaaACTTTTacgttttgagttttttgaaattcacattttttgaaggcagaaattaactcacaagttgcTGCTGTAAATCTGGACGAAAATTAGATGgtgaaagttttatttttctttgacacTTTTACAAGGGTTTGGAAGAGAGGCTGTGGAttggaaaattatattaaatagatGTATGATTAGATTAATTGGGCACTAATTTCAAATACCAAATATGTGTAcacatttcttatttttgcaaAGGTCCTACGATTAGTAGTATAACGTGATATGCATACTATCTAGGCATAATATTTTTTGCTACAATGATGCATAAATaatactttaatatatttttaataaacagCCAGACCATATTGATTAGTGATTTTCACGATGGGGTACATGAAGTTTTTATTGTGTTCCACAACGTGGAGGATGCCTATTTACTCGTTGAGGGTACCTTCGTGCTTGCACAGGACTATTCCCCATGCGCCTTGGCTGTGTTCTAatatcaaaatttgtttgataaTTACCACATTCATCACTTTCATTTTCTGATGACAACTCCATATATTCTGCATCTTCTGCATCTTCCCCATTATCCTCAGTTGAGACATCTTCCTCAGAGTCTGTTACAGAGGCCTCTTCCTCAGAGTTCGGAGCACATGCCCATGTATTTGGTGGTGTGCAGAAATCACCAACATGAGGGGATGGTTGGGAAGGTTGTTCATAGCTAAACTAGCTATCTTGGCCATAATTGTATTGCCCAGAATAGTATGGAGGTGGCGATGGATGATAAGAGGGAGGTGTTGAACTAGGCTGGAGATAGTGGTCATAGCTAAACAAACCCTCTAATCCTTATCCTATGGAAGTGGATAATCCAATATGTTGATATAAAGACAAATAATACTCGTTGACATTAATTGGATTATACTCATTGAAGGTGATAGGCTCATTATGGGCAGATGTGGATGGCCTAGCTTGGGTAGACGTGGATGGTCCAGCTTCATCATTTCTGCGCTGTCTTCCTTGGTGCCTCTGTCGTCGCCAAAGTGTGTCACCCTCTCAGTAGGGATAGAGGAAATATTTGCTTCCATCGATAAGTTCACTCGAGTAAGGCCCTCGACTATTGCTGAAAAGACTTGTTGTGCAGTTAGGTCAGCCCTCCCTTGGTTTGCAATAGCCGAAGTTAACATATTATTAATTTCCGTTTGTtgccacataaaaagaaaaaaaaaatttattagtgcAGTATTATTGAAAaagctaaaataataatttgttatcaATATTAGTGCATtattgaaaatgctaaaataataacTTGTTATCAATATTAGTGCATtattgaaaatgctaaaataataacCTGGTACATATGGGCAGCCGCCTCTGGTGTCGTGAATAAGTGACCATGTTGGTGGTACCATGTTGTGTAGTCCACACCTACATGGAAATTGTCATCGCCAACTATATTTTGAGCTCGCTCGTTCCAAAGTCGGTAGTAATGTGCATGATGTGTACACCAATCAACACCAGACTTTCCTGTCAACTTTACACAATGCacagatttatcaaaattatcaGTAGGCCACTTTGGACATCTTTGCAACAATCCAAATTGTCGCATGACTCTTTTTGGATGGTAATACTCAACAATTTGGAAGCATAGCAATGGTGCTGTTGTAAGCCATATATGTTTTTCTACAAGACACCATAGATGCAAATAATTATTGTACGGTGTCCAAACAACCTGCAATTCCAATTacaataactatgttataatCGATCAAGACAATAATATAACTAGTAAATTAATCATTGATGCATTGTGACAACATATATTACCTGATCCTTATTATGTGTGTCGTGATTAGAACGGTACGCATGTAGAACATGTGTTGGTGTGTGAGTAAACATGATTGCCACTGATTTTAGGGTTTGGAAGTATCAAGGATAAACGCTACAGTATACAATATTGTATAGAAATAGAAAGTAAATATTATACCTGCAACCGTATGGGTCGTcaccatttaaatttattggaaTTATTAGAATTAGGGTCAAATATGGAAGATGCTCCCATGCCCATAATTGTAATATGAAAATAGGACCTGCAACCTCAGtgctttttttaatagaagcAGTACACAACTCTTTATAAAGGAAAGCAATTGTGGCACTACCCCAGCTATATTCCCCAGCTACACCAAAGTCCTCCAATAGCTTGAGAAAGCAgcaatgcaattttttttggctcttATTTCCAAATAGTAAAGCTAAGACCTAGAACATGTATGCCCTAGCATACTGTTGGGTTGTTACAGCATTGGCACCCTCTGGTAGGTTTGAGAATGTATTCCTTACCCATATTATTTTAAGGCCAGCATATGTCAATGCATTTTCAGGTGGTGTCACTCCAAGTAAATTCTGACAAACTGGTCTCCATTCCATATTAGTGGGCCCGCACATTGCATTGCCATCAATAGGCAATCCTGTAATGATTGCTATATCCTGTAGAGTGATTGACAATTCACAATTAGGTAAGTGAAATGTATGGGTTTCAAATTGCCACCGCTCCACCAAGAAGTGATAATACTCCAGTCAATATCTATATGTGGTAGGCGGGTAACACGGTATAGTCTACATTGATGCAAATATGGGGTGATACGCTCGCCTAATGTTGGAGGGGGGGTGCAAACCGTTGGGGTCGCACTCGTAAGGtggaaacttgaattttttttttttaaatgtataatgttatattgctaatgttgaaattattttcatgtaaattGAATAATTGTAGATATCATTAGgctattaataaattttgatctCGCAACGTACACTGCCTTCCATTGCATCATTAGAGATGTGATATTGTTATTGGGTTAGCAGAGAATGATCGAATGACCCAGGctccatttcaaatatatcCTACATTAAATGCTACAATTTGAAGATGCGTTTTCACagtatctttaatatataaacactaagattaaaaaattacaatatctgaaggtacattttttacaaaccatctatataaaaaattacaaactaagcacataatttccaattaaattaggGGACTGAGAAGCTTACTACAATTGCGATACGAAGTGAAGGAATGTAGgaattatagagtgatacttgcaagaaaagaaaaaaaagacaaaaaaaaaaaaacataatcagaaaatcataaatatcttctaaaaacaaaagaacaataattaaaaataataacattaatataaccatatataaagcctataattaatttttataccaacaaaactttaaagaaaaagaaacacaaatgtacgatttattgtactaaataaaaataaaaataaaaataatacacatacatatctttattataaatcaacaaacatattatgcaatatattttttccaaGTAATAGATGTAATAACtgataataacaaagtaaaattgattataaaaagatcacaataatacagtttattacaatttttgtggtcatatactaataataacaataaataatattaaataatttcaaaattaacaaaacatatacgtaaatttaattagaaagtTGAGATGCTTACCACAATTGTGATACCAACTGAAAGAGTGATacttgcaaaacaaaaaaaaaaacacaattagataataataaataaacacaaaataacaacaatactaaaaatgtttgtagtcctaaccacaaaaaattcattaatctaaaatttgaataaaaacaacaacaacaacaacaatcataatTGCtaaagcaaaaagcaaaaaaacttacattaacccaaaacttaCGATCCTTAGTTGTGTATGTTGAAGCAAAACTGAACAATTTGAAGAGATGAAAAGTAGAAGTGTAAGTTTGTGAGGAAACTTCAGCAAGACACTTGCCTTTTATTAGAAAGAGgtgaaataaaaagacaaaaaatcaCCTGTCACGGGGAGGccataaaaagtaaaaggatAAGAATCTTTGAAGGGggacataaaaagtaaaaagaataagaatctCTGAAGATGGTTGATTGACTCCTCACAAGTACTTTTACaatatgaaatgaaagaacATGACATATACATAAACCAGGtcaaaaaaattactgaaaGATAAGAAtatgtttactatatatattttttattttgacaatattttcgcaacaaattataagtggcaagttgttagtagttattattgttggggcaaaaagtATCTTagcgttaggttcaaatttgaaccagcaacaattaaccacctatgatttgttgtaaaaatattgtataaataaaaatgttgtggacgtacttttttttttccttctatttcggcaatgccactgcaaagaatctctgcaaaaatctctgttttatttttttattttttttatttacagtacacatcaatcattttttttcttctataactttctttcatgtactttttagaatttatgtatttttttagaatctatGTACTTTTTTAGAATAAGAATCAAACACTCAGTGTACTTGAGTTTGTTTTAGATGGTTTTTCCCTCTATTTTGGCAATTCCATTGCCACatttggttttcctttttttacttttttttgtttttttttccattttcggcaatggcattgccacaatttcccccctatttcggcaataccattgccacaatttttttttttctttttccccctatttcggcaatactattgccaatttttttttcttttcccccccTATTTCGACAATACgattgccaatttttttttctctttttccccctatttcggcaataccattgccaaatccttttttttctctctctctctctctctctctctctctttcccccctattttgGCAATACgattgccaattttttttctctttcccccctatttcggcaataccattgtcaaatttttttttttctctcttttcccccctatttcgacAATACCATtgccaaatttttttctcttttcccccttatttcggcaataccattgccaatttttttttctctcttttcccccTATTTTGGTAATaccattgccaattttttttttttttttttttttgcttcggGCACTCGCATTGGGCacacactcactcactcactcggGCAGGGGCTaggcagaaggaatttcggtaacattgttgccgaaattcaaaaatttctctctcttactttttctttttctctctcctacttTTGTTAGAATTTCGGAAACATTgctgccgaaattcactctctctcctcattctCCTAAATAACTTGCAACAGTgcctataacaacaaaaaactctattttttgcaatatttagccaaaagactccaGTAATGACCCTTTTTCCCCTACAGAGCCTGCCGCTACCGTCAGCCAGCAAACCCACTGTCGGTAAAGATGACTTCTTTCGCTTTCCCCTTCAATTGTAGTGAtctgttttttttaatctcttcttttctgtttttttattgttgtgttCGATTATGGAGACACAACTTCAAAGCATAAAAGCCCTAGAACCAGCCGTAAACCAaatacaatttgtttttttattttcattttactttccaatttgttttatgttttctatattccagatatttctttcttttctttttttttttggttttcaagaAATAGAggtatacaatatatatatttttttgtttttgttttaggttcAAGGCCACCGTCAACTTTAATGGTGAGGAGTTGTTAGATGCCGAGCCGTTGATATCTACAAGGTTTGTATATCAAGTTGAGGCATACTTCAATTTAATCTTCTAcgtatatttaaaaatttcgGGGTtaatttttctatgtttttccGTTTGGgtattgagtttgagtttatggtctgcaattttttttccatttttagtTGTTGCCGTTGGCTGTAGAGAAAAGCTCAGAAATTAGCCCactttgtgattatttttattatggcAGAGATGGAGAGAAAAATATGAGGGACTCTACCACTGTCCGAGACCAGTCTTTCTCAGACACTATTACCAGTAAGTTtactaattttgttttataagttttcctgttaaatatgatttagggttttgtttgggAGTGTTTTCTCTTTT
Coding sequences within:
- the LOC142612358 gene encoding uncharacterized protein LOC142612358 codes for the protein MTTNLSESFNSVLKSARNLPITALVELTHYHCVAYFADRYTKARVEITAGELRTPINPNSAYRGNHRHEVNLRESTCSCQKWQVYKIPCSHVIAVCKYQGISAMRYIDRCYCLEEQVACYAPRFRMVPDSVHWNEPDFLVLYPNVKLRRAKGQPRSTQLLNEMDLGTEHQRRPLCSLCR